From one Cyprinus carpio isolate SPL01 chromosome B3, ASM1834038v1, whole genome shotgun sequence genomic stretch:
- the LOC109056318 gene encoding uncharacterized protein LOC109056318 has product MEGESVTLHTDREMRNNDLILWRFGPENTLIAEITVVDGSMTVNDDYDGRFGGRMKMDRQTGCLTISDTRIEHAGRYEVQTKPMKKFFILTVYGAADDRDEMKSVSVMEGNSVTLHTDTEMKNNDPIQWMFGNYLIAEIKDTANSIIIYDNVLEGRFRDRLQVDEETGSLTFTNARLEHTGFYQLQSNRAKKVFTLSVYAPLPVPVIFSYCPPSSSSAAASKCVLLCSAENMGQVTLSWYKENQLLSSISVSDLSISLSLPLEVEYQDQNPYRCVLNNSFSEQTQHLDVNEHCHTCSDSGHGCDTVQAVIRLVVTALMGAASAAAVVVLYYDIRSRQAEQNQAHSSISSI; this is encoded by the exons atggagggagaatctgtcactttacACACTGATAGAGAAATGAGAAACAATGATCTGATTCTGTGGAGGTTTGGACCGgaaaacactttaatagctgaaatcaCTGTGGTGGACGGCAGcatgactgtaaatgatgattATGATGGACGTTTCGGTGGCAGAATGAAGATGGATCGTCAAACTGGATGTCTGACCATCTCAGACACCAGAATTGAACATGCTGGACGTTATGAAGTACAGACCAAACCTATGAAGAAGTTCTTCATTCTCACCGTCTATG gTGCGGCTGACGATAGAGATGAGATGAAGTCAGTTTCAGTGATGGAGGGAAACtctgtcactctacacactgatacTGAAATGAAGAACAATGATCCGATTCAGTGGATGTTTGGGAACTATTTAATAGCTGAAATCAAGGACACGGCCAACAGCATCATTATATATGACAATGTTCTTGaagggagattcagagacagactgcaggTCGATGAGGAAACTGGATCTTTGACCTTCACAAATGCCAGACTTGAACACACTGGATTTTATCAACTACAGAGCAACCGTGCAAAGAAGGTTTTCACTCTCAGTGTCTATG CTcctctgcctgttcctgtcatcttCAGCTACTGTCCtccttcatcatcatcagcagcagcatccAAATGTGTGCTGCTGTGCTCAGCGGAGAATATGGGTCAGGTGACTCTCTCTTGGTACAAAGAAAACCaattattgtccagcatcagtgtgtctgatctcagcatcagtctctctctgcctctggaggtggaatatcaggatcaGAACCCCTACAGATGTGTGCTGAACAATTCATTCAGTGagcagactcaacatctggacgtCAATGAAcactgtcacacatgttcag ACTCAGGCCACGGTTGTGATACTGTtcaagctgtgatccgattggtcgtcACTGCTCTAATGGGCGCGGCTTCTGcggctgctgttgttgttctgtattatgacatcagatccagacaAGCTGAACAGAATCAAGCACATTCTTCCATTTCATCAATCTAA